A section of the Verrucomicrobium sp. GAS474 genome encodes:
- the eno gene encoding phosphopyruvate hydratase, whose amino-acid sequence MSFTTIRTVKARQVLDSRGNPTLEAEVILAGGSRGRAIVPSGASTGEFEAVELRDGDKSKYGGKGVLKAVKNVQSLIAPAVEGLDAVEQVAVDKTMIALDGTKNKGKLGANAILAVSMATAHAAADAVGLPLYRYLGGTNARTLPVPLANIINGGAHSDAPIDFQEFMIVPKGAPTFSEAIRYGTEIFHALKGILHDRHLSTAVGDEGGFAPALKSTEDAIEVIAAAVKKAGYKFGKDIFIALDVASSEFYDRAKKQYVFKKSSGKKMSADDIVAYYKELSSKYPIISIEDGTAESDWAGWKKLTDAIGDKVQLVGDDLFVTNVDFLKKGIDQGVGNSILVKVNQIGTLTETFDAVEMAKRAGYTSILSHRSGESEDATIADIAVALNVGQIKTGSFSRSDRLAKYNQLLRIEEELGSGAVYGGTLR is encoded by the coding sequence ATGTCATTCACCACGATTCGTACCGTCAAGGCCCGGCAGGTCCTCGATTCCCGCGGCAACCCCACTCTCGAAGCCGAAGTCATCCTCGCGGGTGGCTCGCGCGGTCGGGCCATCGTCCCCTCGGGCGCCAGCACGGGCGAGTTCGAGGCGGTCGAGCTCCGCGACGGTGACAAGTCGAAGTACGGCGGCAAGGGCGTCCTGAAGGCCGTCAAGAACGTCCAGAGCCTCATCGCTCCCGCCGTCGAGGGCCTCGACGCGGTCGAGCAGGTCGCCGTCGACAAGACGATGATCGCCCTCGACGGGACGAAGAACAAGGGGAAGCTCGGAGCGAACGCCATCCTCGCCGTCTCCATGGCCACGGCCCATGCCGCCGCCGATGCCGTCGGCCTCCCGCTCTACCGCTACCTCGGCGGCACCAACGCCCGCACGCTCCCCGTCCCCCTCGCGAACATCATCAACGGCGGCGCCCACTCCGACGCCCCGATCGATTTCCAGGAATTCATGATCGTCCCGAAGGGCGCGCCGACCTTCTCCGAGGCGATCCGCTACGGCACCGAGATCTTCCACGCCCTCAAGGGCATCCTGCATGACCGCCACCTCAGCACCGCCGTCGGCGACGAGGGCGGCTTCGCCCCCGCGCTGAAGTCGACCGAGGACGCCATCGAGGTCATCGCCGCCGCCGTCAAGAAGGCCGGCTACAAGTTCGGCAAGGACATCTTCATCGCCCTCGACGTCGCCAGCAGCGAGTTCTACGACCGCGCGAAGAAGCAGTACGTCTTCAAGAAATCGAGCGGCAAGAAGATGTCGGCCGACGACATCGTCGCCTACTACAAGGAACTCTCCAGCAAGTATCCGATCATCTCGATCGAGGACGGCACCGCCGAGAGCGACTGGGCCGGATGGAAGAAGCTGACCGACGCCATCGGCGACAAGGTCCAGCTCGTCGGCGACGATCTCTTCGTCACCAACGTCGACTTCCTCAAGAAGGGCATCGACCAGGGCGTCGGCAACTCGATCCTCGTGAAGGTGAACCAGATCGGCACCCTCACGGAGACCTTCGACGCCGTCGAGATGGCGAAGCGCGCCGGCTACACCTCGATCCTCAGCCACCGCTCCGGCGAGAGCGAGGACGCGACGATCGCCGACATCGCCGTCGCCCTCAACGTGGGCCAGATCAAGACCGGCTCGTTCTCCCGTTCCGACCGTCTCGCGAAGTACAACCAGCTCCTCCGCATTGAGGAAGAGCTCGGTTCCGGCGCCGTCTACGGCGGCACCCTCCGCTAG
- a CDS encoding GreA/GreB family elongation factor has product MAASTDSSASSTDNTNAFAAPNTYTAGTYCYHRSWGYGRIREVSEATGHLSIDFKGKPGHSMAPDYAVQSLVLLPDSHIYAQKSEKAAALKEMAAKDPAALVTIVIHSLKAQATAENIQTALSPEVIPATEWKKWWEGAKRAMKKDGTYYIPTKKTEAFKVLSAPIQAGSDALAQFRAATGVEAQLLALGAVAKNWTEIADPAAAAEIATVVESTISKLPKSLLAKGIELALLRDELLVTAGQPPVTGPTALLNLVPTTPKGFAEILEKITGTRQIRFLTLIQAGRPDDWAALLLQILPFANGRMGDSVTTIFASVERHQEVVDALRRILRERAVTSDLLFWLCKNRDIVFASLFTPQLVMAILSVLEKDQFGDLKKGTKLYDLVHSDRELMATLLKGASSEDVRDITRAIILSPVFKELDKRSLLAIIIKLYPDMQELVVGDRMSSDDATLIVSWDSLQRRKAELEEVITKKIPENSKEIGIARSYGDLRENHEFKAAKEMQTVLMKRKAELESMIVRAQGTDFSGVETNLVNIGTIVDLVDIDKGDKLTYTILGAWDSDPAQGVISYLTALAQALIKLPVGEIVELQTEDGGKRKVRIEAIRNYKTK; this is encoded by the coding sequence ATGGCCGCCTCCACCGATTCCTCCGCTTCCTCCACCGACAACACGAACGCCTTCGCCGCTCCGAACACCTACACGGCAGGCACTTACTGCTACCATCGTAGCTGGGGTTACGGACGCATCCGCGAGGTGAGCGAGGCGACCGGCCACCTCAGCATCGATTTCAAGGGGAAGCCCGGCCACTCGATGGCCCCCGATTACGCCGTCCAGTCCCTCGTCCTCCTCCCCGACAGCCACATCTACGCCCAGAAGAGCGAGAAGGCCGCCGCGCTGAAGGAAATGGCCGCCAAGGACCCCGCCGCCCTCGTCACCATCGTCATCCACAGCCTCAAGGCCCAGGCCACGGCGGAGAACATCCAGACGGCCCTCTCCCCCGAGGTGATCCCTGCGACCGAATGGAAGAAGTGGTGGGAAGGCGCCAAGCGGGCGATGAAGAAGGACGGCACCTACTACATCCCGACGAAGAAGACCGAGGCCTTCAAGGTCCTTTCCGCCCCGATCCAGGCCGGCAGCGACGCCCTCGCCCAGTTCCGCGCCGCCACCGGCGTCGAAGCCCAGCTCCTCGCCCTCGGCGCCGTCGCGAAGAACTGGACCGAGATCGCCGATCCCGCCGCCGCCGCGGAGATCGCGACGGTCGTCGAGTCGACCATTTCCAAGCTCCCGAAATCGCTCCTCGCGAAGGGCATCGAGCTGGCCCTCCTCCGCGACGAGCTCCTCGTCACCGCCGGCCAGCCCCCCGTCACCGGGCCGACCGCCCTCCTGAACCTCGTTCCGACGACGCCGAAGGGCTTCGCCGAGATCCTCGAGAAGATCACCGGCACCCGCCAGATCCGCTTCCTCACCCTCATCCAGGCGGGCCGTCCCGACGATTGGGCGGCGCTCCTCCTCCAGATCCTTCCCTTCGCCAACGGCCGCATGGGCGATTCGGTCACCACGATCTTCGCCTCCGTCGAGCGCCACCAGGAAGTCGTCGACGCCCTCCGCCGCATCCTCCGGGAGCGGGCGGTCACCAGCGACCTCCTCTTCTGGCTCTGCAAGAACCGGGACATCGTCTTCGCCTCGCTCTTCACCCCCCAGCTCGTCATGGCGATCCTCTCCGTGCTGGAGAAGGACCAGTTCGGCGACCTCAAGAAGGGGACGAAGCTGTACGACCTCGTCCACAGCGACCGCGAGCTGATGGCCACCCTCCTCAAGGGCGCCTCCTCGGAAGACGTCCGCGACATCACCCGCGCCATCATCCTCTCCCCCGTCTTCAAGGAACTCGACAAGCGTTCCCTCCTCGCGATCATCATCAAGCTCTACCCCGACATGCAGGAGCTGGTCGTCGGCGACCGGATGAGCTCCGACGACGCCACGCTGATCGTCAGCTGGGACAGCCTCCAGCGCCGCAAGGCCGAGCTCGAGGAGGTCATCACGAAGAAGATCCCCGAGAACAGCAAGGAAATCGGCATCGCCCGCTCCTACGGCGATCTCCGTGAAAATCACGAGTTCAAGGCGGCGAAGGAAATGCAGACCGTCCTGATGAAGCGGAAGGCCGAGCTCGAGTCGATGATCGTCCGGGCCCAGGGCACCGACTTCTCCGGCGTCGAGACGAACCTCGTCAACATCGGCACCATCGTCGACCTCGTCGACATCGACAAGGGCGACAAGCTGACCTACACCATCCTCGGCGCGTGGGACAGCGATCCCGCCCAGGGCGTCATCTCCTACCTCACCGCGCTGGCGCAGGCCCTGATCAAGCTCCCCGTGGGCGAGATCGTCGAGCTTCAGACCGAGGACGGCGGCAAGCGCAAGGTCCGTATCGAGGCGATCCGGAACTACAAGACGAAGTAG
- a CDS encoding septum formation initiator family protein, giving the protein MGSRLLDLDSVPLKRKAGGNIWAKLIQITQILLIAAVLGGIFACFLPIIRQVQRLKEKKNANNAAIAAEQATNRQMSREFELLKSNPEYVERVSRDRLNVGKPGEMIFRFDPYADPNAANGTNGAGANGTPAAPNVAPGKTAPPASSASASSGR; this is encoded by the coding sequence ATGGGTTCCCGACTCCTCGATCTCGACAGTGTTCCGCTGAAGCGCAAGGCGGGCGGCAACATCTGGGCGAAGCTCATCCAGATCACCCAGATCCTCCTGATCGCCGCCGTCCTCGGCGGGATCTTCGCCTGTTTCCTCCCGATCATCCGGCAGGTCCAGCGCCTGAAGGAAAAGAAGAACGCCAACAACGCCGCCATCGCCGCGGAGCAGGCGACCAACCGGCAGATGAGCCGCGAATTCGAGCTCCTGAAGTCGAACCCCGAATATGTCGAACGGGTCTCCCGGGACCGACTCAACGTCGGCAAGCCGGGCGAGATGATCTTCCGCTTCGATCCCTATGCGGACCCCAACGCGGCCAACGGGACCAATGGCGCCGGCGCTAATGGAACCCCGGCGGCCCCGAACGTCGCCCCGGGCAAAACCGCCCCTCCGGCCTCCTCGGCGTCGGCCTCTTCCGGTCGCTAA